A genomic region of Miscanthus floridulus cultivar M001 chromosome 3, ASM1932011v1, whole genome shotgun sequence contains the following coding sequences:
- the LOC136543518 gene encoding uncharacterized protein, producing MDAVAKLRPPLPFPPLQVTAAACATISASPLLPRVAMAKRLPPCSSQKRPTEVPTLAPLKALKVNPGSTAHWVAEAQATLQRGVASARADPKEPATQGGATEAALTQEGEGAPPPHDGEARRSDAADVALAAESTGVEVLGISQARTTEAVAPKTIEAAAAGTGALATTEAMMAEARAPGTTEATTVEAGAPGTTEATTAEARAPMTTDADVIAAGLPAQEVEMKVSEALAAPLVQGLPPLRESAREVEVLPISSDDTSRAQEMAGAEVVSVVE from the exons atggacgccgtcgCGAAGCTCAGGCCACCGCTGCCGTTCCCGCCGCTCCAAGTCACCGCAGCCGCGTgcgccaccatctccgcctcgccTCTCCTCCCTCGC gtcgccatggcgaagcggttgccgccctgctcgag CCAGAAGCGGCctacggaggtgcctaccttggcgccccttaaagcactcaaggttaaccccggctccaccgcccactgggtggcggaggcgcaagccaccTTACAACGTGGCGTGGCGtcagcgagggccgacccgaaggagccggccacccaaggaggggctaccgaggcggccctgacacaggagggggagggagcgcctccacCCCACGATGGCGAGGCCCGCAGGTCAGATGCGGCCGATGTTGCCTTGGCCGCCGAGTCAACCGGGGTCGAGGTCCTTGGGATTTCACAGGCCAGGACGACAGAGGCTGTGGCGCCCAAGACCATCGAGGCCGCTGCGGCGGGCACCGGAGCCCTTGCGACCACagaggccatgatggcggaggccagagcccccgggaccaccgaggccacgacggtagaggccggagcccccgggaccaccgaggccacgacggcagaggccagagcccccatGACCACCGACGCTGATGTGATAGCGGCGGGGCTGCCGGCccaagaagtggagatgaaggtgtCAGAGGCCTTGGCGGCACCCTTGGTGCAAGGCCTGCCgccgttgcgggagagcgcccgggaggtggaggtccttccgatctcctccgatgatacttcccgggcgcaggAGATGGCCGGCGCTGAGGTGGTCAGTGTCGTGGAATAG